In Brevibacillus brevis NBRC 100599, a single genomic region encodes these proteins:
- a CDS encoding alkaline phosphatase family protein, whose protein sequence is MCASKLAMIVLDGLRFDTAVSHMGYLHHLVEYGIAARFQVRSELPSLSRPLYEVLLTGTPVWKNGISSNQTVRLSHQESLFHLTRKNGMSNAAAAYGWVSELYNKAPFNPFHDRIQLNSDKPIQNGMFYWEDHYPDTHLFADANFLLNGYNPDFLYVHSMNIDDDGHKHTADSAQYRNRVLAADSILANVLPAWIDAGYQIIVTADHGMTADGNHGGTSSADRDVPLFVISNLISPGIREEAIPQLQVAPLACHLLGISPSKEMQPLNV, encoded by the coding sequence ATGTGCGCTAGCAAGCTCGCCATGATTGTGCTCGACGGATTGAGATTTGACACAGCCGTCTCGCACATGGGGTATCTTCATCACTTGGTCGAATACGGCATTGCGGCCCGTTTTCAGGTGAGATCGGAATTACCCAGTCTGTCTCGTCCCTTGTACGAGGTTCTTTTAACAGGAACTCCTGTGTGGAAGAACGGTATTTCTAGCAATCAGACGGTTCGGCTTTCGCATCAGGAGAGTCTCTTTCATCTGACGCGGAAAAACGGGATGTCCAACGCTGCTGCCGCTTATGGCTGGGTAAGCGAGCTATATAACAAGGCTCCATTCAATCCGTTTCACGACCGGATCCAATTGAACTCCGACAAACCGATACAAAACGGGATGTTCTACTGGGAGGATCACTATCCGGATACACACTTGTTTGCTGACGCCAACTTTTTGTTGAATGGATACAATCCAGATTTTCTTTACGTCCACTCCATGAATATCGACGATGATGGCCATAAGCATACGGCCGATTCAGCGCAATATCGAAATCGCGTTCTGGCGGCAGATTCGATACTGGCAAATGTGCTTCCTGCGTGGATCGATGCGGGTTATCAAATCATCGTGACAGCTGATCACGGGATGACAGCCGATGGAAATCATGGTGGTACTTCTAGCGCTGACCGGGACGTTCCCTTGTTTGTCATCAGCAACCTGATATCTCCGGGGATTCGCGAGGAGGCAATTCCGCAATTGCAGGTGGCTCCGCTTGCCTGCCATTTGCTCGGCATCTCCCCCTCGAAAGAGATGCAGCCATTGAACGTATGA
- a CDS encoding ABC transporter permease: MKRFVSMFWVTTIPFFAMIALFLLVPLLSMIGGSFQAEGGGGFTISNYREIFSNPYYLQAFENSVLISFLSALIGIVVAVFATYAITRFPQALQQRVLVITNLTSNFAGIPLAFAFIVLLGNSGLFVLLAKQLGIDFGQSFTLYSWSGLTLVYIYFQLPLAVMLLYPLYNAIQKQWMEAAELLGASPWEFWLRIGFPVLLPGIVGTFSILFANAMGAYASAYALTGSNYNLVPIRIGALVSGDIFARPELGSALAVLLGLTLAAALIVNEWLTRKIRRDLS; the protein is encoded by the coding sequence ATGAAACGATTTGTCAGTATGTTTTGGGTCACGACGATTCCGTTCTTTGCAATGATCGCTCTGTTTCTTCTCGTCCCGTTGCTTTCCATGATTGGAGGGAGCTTTCAGGCCGAGGGGGGCGGCGGTTTTACCATAAGTAACTATCGTGAGATTTTTTCAAATCCGTATTACTTGCAGGCTTTCGAGAACAGTGTGCTCATCTCGTTCCTGTCTGCTCTCATTGGAATCGTCGTTGCTGTTTTCGCCACCTATGCGATTACCCGTTTCCCACAGGCTCTGCAACAGCGAGTGCTTGTCATTACCAATCTAACCTCCAATTTTGCGGGGATTCCGCTCGCTTTTGCCTTCATTGTCCTGTTGGGAAACAGTGGATTGTTTGTTTTGCTCGCGAAGCAACTGGGGATTGATTTTGGTCAGTCCTTTACTCTGTATTCGTGGAGCGGCTTGACGCTTGTCTATATTTATTTTCAACTGCCTCTGGCGGTAATGCTTTTGTATCCCCTGTACAACGCTATTCAGAAGCAATGGATGGAAGCGGCTGAGCTGCTTGGGGCAAGTCCATGGGAGTTTTGGCTGAGAATCGGGTTTCCGGTACTCCTTCCGGGTATCGTCGGCACATTCAGCATTCTGTTTGCCAATGCAATGGGTGCTTATGCTTCTGCCTACGCGCTCACCGGGAGCAACTACAATCTGGTGCCCATTCGGATTGGTGCGCTAGTATCTGGCGACATTTTTGCAAGACCCGAGCTAGGTAGCGCACTCGCAGTACTGCTTGGCCTGACGCTTGCCGCCGCCCTGATCGTGAACGAGTGGCTGACGCGGAAGATTCGGAGGGATTTATCTTGA
- a CDS encoding ABC transporter permease, whose amino-acid sequence MKRISLPSLSFALVMLYLFLPVAATILYSLATEWNSTVLPEGLTGKWFAELYADPRFLQAFGRSFLLSFLTTVVAVVIIVPAVFSIIVYAPRMERLVQILVMLTYAVPGVIMAVGLIRTYSGNGIPMVIITAGAYLVGLLPYLYQGTRNSLLAMQARSLMEAAELLGASHWQAFVRIIVPNIMSGIFVSSLLSFSILFGEFVLINILVGGRYETLQMYLYAKLSSSGHVASAITVTYFVLMAIITGLVVKFTRRSFARKEVP is encoded by the coding sequence TTGAAGCGGATCAGTTTGCCATCCTTGTCGTTTGCGTTGGTCATGCTGTATTTGTTTTTGCCAGTAGCTGCTACCATCCTCTACTCACTGGCAACCGAGTGGAATAGCACGGTCTTGCCGGAAGGACTCACAGGAAAATGGTTTGCGGAGCTGTATGCCGATCCCCGATTCTTGCAGGCATTCGGACGTTCCTTTCTGCTCAGCTTTCTGACCACTGTCGTTGCTGTCGTCATTATTGTACCTGCTGTATTCTCCATTATCGTCTACGCTCCCAGGATGGAGAGGCTGGTTCAGATTTTGGTGATGCTGACCTACGCCGTTCCGGGTGTCATTATGGCGGTCGGATTGATCCGTACTTATTCCGGAAACGGAATTCCCATGGTCATCATCACAGCAGGGGCGTATTTGGTCGGTTTGCTTCCGTATCTTTATCAGGGAACGCGCAACAGCCTGCTTGCCATGCAGGCACGTTCGTTGATGGAGGCAGCCGAGCTATTGGGTGCGAGCCACTGGCAGGCCTTCGTACGGATTATCGTTCCGAATATCATGTCTGGAATTTTCGTGTCCTCACTCTTGTCGTTCTCCATTTTGTTTGGTGAATTTGTTCTGATTAACATTCTGGTGGGAGGAAGGTACGAAACCCTGCAGATGTATCTGTACGCCAAGCTATCGTCAAGTGGACATGTCGCCAGCGCGATTACGGTCACTTATTTTGTCCTGATGGCTATTATCACTGGCCTGGTTGTAAAATTCACGCGCCGAAGCTTCGCACGCAAGGAGGTCCCCTGA
- a CDS encoding ABC transporter ATP-binding protein, protein MSYVQIKNLSKTFHGQHVLQQLDLAIEKGELVTLLGPSGCGKSTLLRILSGLTAPDTGMIYIDGKDVTDVSPKNRQIGMVFQSYALFPNLTVSQNIAFGLEMNKISKTEIRLRVQEMIELVGLVGKEQAYPRELSGGQQQRVALARSLVTRPKVLLLDEPLSALDAQIRKNLQKQLRTIQRELNMTTVLVTHDQEEAMAVSDRIYIMNGGRIVQHGSPQEIYTQPHSEFVARFIGNYNVLTAEQLTRIMPKLSHPAVERFAIRPETFREQPLNGEDICLTGNIAQVTMLGNITRYELNIGDVPVLVDTLHLSFEQEQIGTTKTLYVSPKDVIPLYDTIA, encoded by the coding sequence ATGAGTTACGTCCAAATCAAAAACTTGTCCAAAACCTTTCACGGTCAACACGTGCTGCAGCAACTTGATCTTGCGATTGAAAAAGGCGAGCTGGTTACCTTGCTTGGCCCTAGCGGGTGTGGCAAAAGTACGCTGTTACGAATCCTCAGTGGTTTGACGGCTCCTGATACAGGCATGATCTACATTGACGGCAAAGATGTGACGGACGTGTCGCCAAAAAACAGGCAGATCGGCATGGTGTTCCAATCGTATGCGCTCTTTCCCAATCTTACGGTCAGTCAAAACATTGCCTTTGGCCTGGAAATGAACAAAATCTCGAAAACGGAGATTCGTCTGCGTGTCCAGGAAATGATTGAGCTGGTGGGATTGGTGGGAAAGGAGCAGGCTTACCCACGAGAATTGTCTGGTGGTCAGCAGCAGCGTGTCGCACTTGCTCGTTCTCTGGTCACCCGGCCAAAAGTACTTTTGCTCGATGAGCCACTTAGTGCGCTTGATGCCCAGATTCGAAAAAATTTGCAAAAGCAGCTACGCACCATCCAACGTGAGTTAAATATGACGACTGTGCTGGTTACTCACGATCAAGAAGAAGCCATGGCTGTCAGCGACCGCATCTACATCATGAATGGCGGAAGAATCGTTCAGCATGGCAGCCCTCAAGAGATTTACACGCAACCTCATTCTGAATTTGTCGCTCGTTTCATTGGCAATTACAACGTGCTGACTGCCGAACAGCTTACCCGAATCATGCCTAAACTGTCCCATCCGGCAGTTGAACGTTTTGCAATCCGCCCTGAGACGTTTCGTGAGCAGCCTTTGAATGGGGAGGACATCTGTTTGACCGGGAATATCGCTCAGGTAACCATGCTCGGCAACATTACCCGTTACGAGCTGAACATTGGTGATGTTCCTGTACTGGTGGACACTCTTCATCTGTCCTTCGAGCAGGAGCAGATAGGCACAACAAAAACATTGTATGTAAGTCCCAAGGATGTGATTCCGCTTTATGACACTATTGCCTGA
- a CDS encoding DeoR/GlpR family DNA-binding transcription regulator, with the protein MTLLPEERQQVILAELNRHGKIQVMSLAKTLAVTPETIRRDLDQLEQQRLLKRVYGGAIPYHLAKREPHFEKKQAIQQTAKTKIGQIAAELLSDGDTIALDVGTTTLELARAIKGLNQLTIVTNSLPAASLLNELLEANQFNGQVIMLGGLTHPAQKSVAGAFTCELLSRFHFDKAFISCGGITADGFTDYDMEETLCSTMMVQRSEQVYVLGDTSKIGQTQFFHICGWQDVSAVVCDQPMPDEWLSSGMQTTWISEHPGRRDFTC; encoded by the coding sequence ATGACACTATTGCCTGAAGAACGACAGCAAGTGATTCTCGCCGAATTGAACCGCCACGGTAAAATTCAGGTGATGAGTCTGGCTAAAACCCTGGCAGTAACACCGGAGACCATACGACGTGATCTGGACCAGTTGGAGCAGCAGCGTTTGTTAAAGCGAGTGTACGGAGGAGCGATCCCTTATCATTTGGCGAAACGCGAGCCGCATTTTGAAAAGAAACAGGCGATCCAACAGACGGCAAAAACGAAAATCGGGCAGATCGCGGCAGAACTTTTGTCTGACGGGGATACTATCGCGCTCGATGTCGGGACGACAACATTGGAATTGGCACGTGCTATCAAGGGCCTCAATCAATTAACGATTGTCACGAATTCGCTCCCCGCCGCTTCTTTACTAAACGAGCTGTTAGAAGCCAATCAATTCAACGGTCAGGTCATTATGCTGGGGGGGCTGACCCATCCGGCCCAAAAATCGGTTGCCGGGGCGTTTACCTGCGAGCTGCTCTCTCGTTTTCATTTTGATAAAGCGTTCATTTCTTGTGGAGGGATCACGGCCGATGGCTTCACGGATTATGACATGGAAGAAACGCTGTGCTCGACCATGATGGTACAGCGATCGGAGCAAGTCTATGTATTGGGAGACACATCGAAGATCGGCCAAACGCAATTTTTCCATATTTGCGGCTGGCAGGATGTCAGCGCGGTTGTTTGTGACCAGCCGATGCCAGATGAATGGCTATCGTCTGGCATGCAAACTACCTGGATAAGCGAACATCCGGGAAGGAGAGATTTCACATGTTGA
- a CDS encoding histidinol phosphate phosphatase domain-containing protein — protein sequence MLIDYHLHLEEGPFSLRWLDRTNMALDHFYPLTEPRHTRAWLLDSLARLNNRMSLGAYDPSWIDLYLREALNKGLKEVGIVDHLYRFREARPYFERYMELGDTELGRLQRTWLNQVCTESLSDFCVAIEEAKQRWSASGVELRLGLEADYFIGGEAELESLLAGASWDYVIGSVHFLQGWGFDNPETRHLFEQHDLKQLYTDFFHTVESMIRSNLFDFVAHLDNLKVFSYRPEESELVPYYHRIATALKETDTATEINAGLYYRYPVQEMCPSPAFLDVLVAHGVPLTLSSDAHFPDDIGRYVAVNLEILDSMGVTEIATFFGRQRIMRPICYA from the coding sequence ATGTTGATCGACTATCATCTTCATCTAGAAGAAGGGCCTTTTTCATTGCGTTGGCTCGACCGTACCAATATGGCTCTCGACCATTTTTACCCGTTGACTGAACCTCGACATACCCGTGCCTGGCTGCTGGACAGTCTTGCGCGATTAAATAACCGCATGTCTTTGGGGGCATACGACCCATCCTGGATCGATCTGTATTTACGTGAAGCGTTAAACAAAGGCTTGAAGGAAGTGGGGATCGTCGATCATTTATACCGCTTTCGTGAAGCCCGTCCTTACTTTGAACGATATATGGAGCTGGGGGACACCGAGTTGGGTCGTTTGCAGCGAACGTGGCTTAATCAAGTATGCACTGAGAGCCTCAGTGACTTTTGTGTCGCCATTGAGGAAGCAAAGCAGCGTTGGTCGGCAAGCGGTGTGGAGTTGCGGTTGGGGCTGGAAGCGGATTACTTTATTGGCGGGGAAGCAGAATTGGAAAGCTTGCTCGCAGGTGCTTCGTGGGATTATGTGATCGGTTCTGTTCATTTTTTGCAAGGATGGGGCTTTGACAATCCCGAGACTCGCCATCTGTTTGAGCAGCATGACCTGAAACAGCTATACACGGACTTTTTCCACACCGTTGAGTCCATGATCAGGAGCAACTTGTTTGATTTTGTTGCCCATCTGGACAATTTGAAAGTGTTCTCCTATCGTCCAGAGGAATCGGAGCTTGTTCCCTATTACCACCGAATCGCAACTGCTTTGAAGGAAACGGATACAGCGACCGAAATCAATGCGGGCTTGTACTACCGCTATCCCGTTCAGGAAATGTGCCCCAGTCCCGCTTTCCTCGATGTTTTGGTGGCGCATGGTGTTCCACTGACACTCTCGTCTGACGCGCACTTTCCTGATGATATTGGCAGATATGTGGCGGTGAATCTGGAGATCCTCGATTCAATGGGGGTAACGGAGATTGCCACTTTTTTCGGTCGTCAACGGATCATGAGGCCAATCTGCTATGCTTGA
- a CDS encoding RidA family protein, translated as MQNDKRIKFINPETMPPTFGYTHAVEVRNARTIYVSGQVALNKEGQVVGIGDLAAQTKQVFENIQFALEAAGVSFDHVVKLTFFVTDISKMHIVREIRDQYVNTETPPASSAVEVSKLIREELLIEIEAIAVADM; from the coding sequence ATGCAAAATGATAAGCGAATCAAATTCATTAACCCTGAAACAATGCCACCTACATTCGGCTACACCCATGCGGTGGAGGTTCGCAACGCACGGACGATTTATGTATCGGGTCAGGTGGCTCTCAACAAGGAGGGCCAAGTGGTCGGCATAGGTGATTTAGCTGCACAGACAAAACAAGTTTTCGAAAATATCCAATTCGCGTTAGAAGCGGCAGGTGTCAGCTTTGATCATGTAGTGAAATTAACCTTTTTCGTGACGGACATCTCCAAGATGCACATTGTCCGTGAGATTCGAGATCAGTACGTGAATACAGAAACCCCGCCAGCGAGCTCTGCTGTTGAAGTGAGCAAGCTCATTAGGGAAGAGCTGTTGATCGAGATTGAGGCCATTGCCGTGGCAGATATGTAG
- a CDS encoding NupC/NupG family nucleoside CNT transporter: MNYIIAGIGLITIFLLAWLASSDKKHIRYRPILIMILIQIVLGLLLLRTSIGLILISGIANSFSTLLKYAYEGINFVFGGIANPGATPFFLQVLLPIVFISALIGILQYTRILPLFIQYVGLVLSKVNGMGKLESYNAIASAIVGQSEVFITVKKQLGAIPENRLYTLCASAMSTVSMSIVGSFMTMVKPEYVVAALVLNLFGGFIIASIITPYEVEPEDDLLDQERGEKQAFFEMLGEYILDGFKVAVVVAAMLLGFIALIAMVNGLFSAVFGISFQALLGYVFAPLAFLMGVPWHEAVQAGSIMATKIVANEFVAILEFTKIQSQLSERTIAIVSVFLISFANFGSIGTIVGAVKGLNERQGNVVARFGLRLLYGATLVSILSGIIISVVV; this comes from the coding sequence ATGAATTATATCATCGCAGGAATAGGTTTGATTACAATATTTTTGCTTGCTTGGCTGGCAAGTAGTGATAAAAAGCACATTCGGTATCGCCCTATCCTCATCATGATTCTGATTCAGATCGTACTTGGCTTGCTGCTGTTGCGAACCAGTATTGGACTCATTCTCATATCAGGCATTGCCAACAGTTTTTCCACACTCCTGAAGTATGCCTACGAAGGGATTAATTTTGTCTTCGGTGGCATTGCGAATCCGGGTGCGACGCCGTTTTTCTTGCAAGTTTTGCTGCCCATTGTGTTCATATCGGCACTGATCGGCATTTTGCAGTACACAAGGATACTCCCTTTATTCATTCAGTACGTAGGGCTCGTATTGAGTAAAGTGAATGGCATGGGAAAATTGGAGTCTTATAATGCGATTGCTTCGGCGATTGTTGGGCAGTCCGAAGTGTTTATTACCGTGAAAAAACAGCTCGGTGCCATTCCCGAAAACAGGCTGTATACGCTGTGCGCCTCTGCGATGTCCACCGTATCTATGTCGATCGTGGGTTCCTTCATGACCATGGTCAAGCCGGAGTATGTGGTAGCTGCATTGGTACTCAACTTATTTGGTGGTTTTATCATTGCTTCCATTATTACGCCGTATGAAGTGGAGCCGGAAGATGACTTATTGGATCAAGAGAGGGGAGAGAAACAGGCCTTCTTTGAAATGCTCGGGGAGTACATTCTGGATGGATTTAAAGTAGCCGTGGTCGTTGCCGCGATGCTGCTCGGATTTATTGCACTCATTGCGATGGTGAACGGGTTATTCAGTGCAGTATTCGGTATCTCGTTCCAAGCTTTGTTAGGGTACGTCTTTGCCCCGCTCGCCTTTCTTATGGGGGTTCCCTGGCACGAAGCTGTACAAGCGGGTAGTATCATGGCTACCAAAATAGTGGCGAACGAGTTTGTCGCCATCCTCGAATTTACGAAGATTCAAAGCCAGTTAAGCGAAAGAACGATCGCCATCGTGTCTGTGTTTTTGATCTCGTTTGCGAACTTTGGCTCCATCGGGACAATTGTTGGCGCGGTAAAAGGCTTGAATGAAAGACAAGGAAATGTCGTCGCCCGGTTTGGATTGAGGCTGTTATACGGGGCAACACTCGTCAGCATTTTATCAGGAATTATCATCAGCGTTGTGGTGTAA
- a CDS encoding DoxX family protein, with the protein MSNRFEWSTLILRVIAGLTFAIHGVAKFQMGLENVAGFFGTMGLPAFIAYLVAFLEVVGGIALILGLGTRVFAGALSVVMLGAIFKAKLAAGFMGGEGGAGYELDLALLAMLVALGISGSTKFALDAILFGKRSVE; encoded by the coding sequence ATGTCTAATCGTTTTGAATGGAGCACACTTATTCTACGTGTGATTGCTGGTCTGACTTTTGCCATTCACGGAGTGGCTAAATTCCAAATGGGGCTGGAGAATGTCGCTGGTTTCTTCGGGACCATGGGACTTCCTGCATTCATTGCTTATCTGGTAGCCTTCTTGGAGGTAGTAGGTGGTATTGCCTTGATTCTGGGTCTGGGTACTCGCGTGTTCGCAGGTGCGTTGTCTGTTGTCATGCTTGGTGCGATCTTTAAGGCCAAGCTCGCTGCCGGCTTCATGGGCGGTGAAGGTGGAGCTGGTTATGAATTGGATCTGGCCTTGCTTGCGATGTTGGTTGCTCTTGGTATCAGCGGCAGCACCAAGTTCGCACTCGACGCTATTCTGTTTGGAAAAAGATCGGTGGAGTAA
- a CDS encoding winged helix-turn-helix transcriptional regulator — translation MKQSTLCPKFEKGMQLLGKRWTGLILFQLLSGPQRFCALEGALPVSGRLLSERLKDLEKEGLVHRQVFTDSAPVRVEYSLTEMGKALTPVLKGIESWSQSWIELNADEMANDSEE, via the coding sequence ATGAAGCAGTCTACCCTCTGTCCAAAGTTCGAAAAAGGTATGCAGTTGTTGGGGAAGCGATGGACAGGTCTAATTCTATTCCAGTTGTTGTCGGGACCACAGCGATTTTGTGCATTGGAAGGGGCCCTGCCAGTAAGCGGAAGGCTACTTTCTGAGCGTTTGAAGGATTTGGAGAAGGAAGGACTCGTGCATCGGCAGGTGTTTACTGATTCTGCTCCTGTCCGCGTAGAGTATTCCTTAACGGAAATGGGGAAAGCTTTGACTCCAGTGCTCAAAGGAATTGAGTCCTGGTCGCAGAGCTGGATCGAGTTGAATGCAGACGAAATGGCGAACGACAGCGAAGAATAA
- a CDS encoding helix-turn-helix domain-containing protein yields the protein MSIVGQRIKWLREQKQWSQLQLAEKLGIHNTVLSRIESGEKKGVDAHLISKVADLFEVSTDFLHGRTEEPSWQRGSVRETPATFLDVDGLTEKDLIEVKRHIEFLKWKALQEKNENPS from the coding sequence ATGTCCATAGTTGGTCAACGCATAAAATGGCTGCGCGAACAAAAACAATGGTCACAACTTCAATTAGCTGAAAAGCTGGGCATACATAATACAGTACTTTCGCGGATCGAGTCAGGTGAAAAGAAGGGCGTCGATGCTCATCTGATTTCCAAAGTCGCAGATTTATTTGAAGTATCCACCGATTTTCTCCACGGTCGCACGGAGGAACCATCTTGGCAACGCGGTTCTGTCCGGGAAACACCGGCGACCTTTTTGGATGTCGATGGCCTGACAGAGAAGGATCTAATTGAGGTCAAGCGCCATATTGAATTTTTAAAGTGGAAGGCTTTGCAAGAAAAGAACGAAAATCCTTCTTAA
- a CDS encoding helix-turn-helix domain-containing protein yields the protein MERLNLPFIAQRRNECKLTLQEMAEALGFRNASTYLKYEKGEYDFKANHLPVLAKKLRCSMLDLFIRMVC from the coding sequence GTGGAACGGCTCAACCTCCCGTTTATCGCGCAACGACGTAATGAGTGCAAGCTAACCTTGCAAGAAATGGCGGAAGCACTCGGGTTTCGAAATGCTTCGACATACTTGAAGTACGAGAAGGGAGAATATGACTTCAAGGCTAATCATTTGCCAGTGTTGGCGAAAAAGCTACGATGCAGCATGCTTGATCTTTTTATCAGAATGGTTTGCTGA
- the nagE gene encoding N-acetylglucosamine-specific PTS transporter subunit IIBC, whose translation MLAFLQKIGRALMLPVATLPAAAILQSFGLLKFEKDLNLGAFGAFMDTYIAPLLAAGGSAIFDNLALIFAIGVAIGLAGDAVAALAAVIAYVVLTKVLAAVPAAMPFIADDVKLNMGVIGGILAGAIAAFFYNRYHSIKLPEWLGFFGGKRFVPIVTSLSMVVVGLIFGIIWGPIQIALDSLGSWIVGLGATGSFFFGFFNRLLVPFGLHHVLNAIAWFQIGDFTDATGKVVHGDLHRFFAGDPSAGMFMTGFYPIMMFALPGAAFAIIHSARPEKRKVVASMFIGAALASFLTGITEVVEFAFMFAAPLLYFVHAILTGVSGYIVTSLGIKHGFGFSAGLIDYGINYHLSTNAWMIIPIGLAFAVIYYALFRFLIVKLNLKTPGREDDEEMTTTATGRNNSMQDKAIQVLTHIGGKENVVSVDACITRLRLILKDDKKVNDKALKDLGAAGVMRLGQGSVQVVFGTHSELLKEEISKL comes from the coding sequence ATGCTCGCTTTTCTGCAAAAGATTGGGAGAGCCCTCATGCTCCCGGTCGCAACGTTGCCAGCCGCAGCGATTTTGCAAAGCTTTGGTCTTCTCAAATTCGAGAAGGATCTCAATCTCGGCGCCTTTGGTGCATTTATGGACACGTACATCGCTCCGCTTTTGGCTGCTGGTGGTTCAGCCATTTTTGACAACCTGGCATTAATCTTTGCTATCGGTGTTGCGATTGGCTTGGCTGGAGATGCTGTTGCTGCTTTGGCCGCCGTCATTGCCTACGTCGTATTGACGAAAGTACTTGCAGCTGTTCCTGCTGCCATGCCTTTCATTGCGGATGATGTAAAACTGAACATGGGTGTCATTGGCGGTATTTTGGCGGGTGCTATTGCAGCGTTTTTCTACAACCGCTACCATTCGATCAAGCTGCCTGAATGGCTGGGCTTCTTTGGTGGAAAACGCTTCGTCCCGATCGTCACTTCCCTTTCCATGGTTGTCGTCGGCTTGATTTTCGGAATCATTTGGGGGCCGATCCAGATTGCCCTTGACTCATTGGGTTCTTGGATCGTAGGTCTCGGCGCAACTGGTTCCTTCTTCTTCGGATTCTTCAACCGATTGCTCGTTCCATTTGGTCTGCACCACGTACTCAATGCGATTGCCTGGTTCCAAATCGGTGACTTTACTGATGCGACAGGAAAAGTGGTACACGGCGACTTGCATCGTTTCTTTGCGGGAGACCCATCCGCAGGAATGTTTATGACTGGCTTCTATCCGATCATGATGTTCGCACTTCCTGGAGCGGCTTTCGCTATTATTCACTCAGCGCGTCCAGAAAAACGCAAAGTAGTTGCTTCTATGTTTATTGGTGCAGCTCTCGCTTCGTTCCTGACTGGTATTACCGAGGTAGTTGAGTTTGCGTTTATGTTTGCTGCTCCACTCTTGTATTTTGTTCACGCAATATTGACGGGTGTGTCCGGGTATATCGTGACCTCTTTGGGCATCAAGCACGGCTTCGGATTCTCAGCGGGTCTGATCGACTACGGTATCAACTACCACCTCTCTACGAATGCTTGGATGATCATCCCGATTGGTCTGGCATTCGCCGTGATCTACTACGCCCTGTTCCGTTTCCTAATCGTGAAGCTGAACCTCAAGACACCGGGACGTGAGGATGACGAAGAAATGACAACTACAGCTACGGGAAGGAACAATTCGATGCAGGATAAAGCGATCCAAGTGCTCACTCACATTGGTGGAAAAGAAAACGTCGTTAGCGTAGACGCTTGCATCACTCGTTTGCGTCTCATCTTAAAGGACGATAAGAAGGTCAATGACAAAGCTTTGAAGGACCTCGGTGCAGCAGGTGTTATGCGACTGGGTCAAGGAAGCGTGCAAGTCGTCTTCGGAACCCATTCCGAGCTGCTAAAAGAAGAGATTAGCAAGCTGTAA